The window TCGTCTGTGGCGCGCCGAACGCACGGCCGGGGCTGGTCGCGCCGCTGGCGACCATCGGCACGAAGATCGGCGAGATCACCATCAAGGCGGCCAAGCTGCGCGGCGTCGAATCGAACGGCATGCTGTGCTCGGCGAAGGAGCTCGGCCTCGACGCCGATGCGTCCGGCCTGTTGGAACTGCAGGCCGATGCGCCGGTGGGCGCGCCGCTGGCCGACTATCTAGGCCTGCCGGATGCGAGCATCGAGCTGAAGCTGACGCCGAACCGCGCCGACTGCTTCGGCGTGCGCGGCATCGCCTTCGACGTGGCCGCCGCCACCGGCTGCGAGGTCGAACCGCTGTCCGCCGCGCCGGTGTCCGTCGCCAGCGCGGCGACCCTGCCGGTGGAGCTGGGCGCAGGCGCGGAAGCGCCGCGCTATGCCTGCCGCGTGATCGAGGGTGTGGACGCGAACGTGGCGACGCCGGTCTGGATGGCCGAGCGCCTGCGCCGCAGCGGCGTGCGCCCGGTCAGCTTCCTGGTCGACGTCACCCAGTACGTGATGCTGGAACTCGGCCAGCCCATGCACGCCTACGACCGCGACCTGCTGAAGGGCCCGGTCGGCGTGCGCCGGGCGCGCGACGGCGAAACGCTGGTGTTGCTCAACGGCGACGAGGCGAAGCTCGACGCGCAGTTCCTCGTGATCACCGATGCGGATCGCGCGGTCGGCCTGGCCGGGATCATGGGCGGCAACGACACCAAGGTTGGCGCGGCGACGCGCAACGTGTTCCTGGAGGCCGCGCATTTCGCGCCGGCCGCGATCATCGGTCGCAGCCGCAGGCTGGGCTTGCATACCGATGCCGGCCACCGGTTCGAGCGCGGCGTCGATCCGGAACTCCCGCCCGTCGCGGTCGAATACGCCACGCGGCTGATCGTGGACATCGCCGGCGGCAAGCCCGGTCCGGTGGTCGATGCGGTGCGTGAAGCCGACATGCCGAAGCCGCAACTCGTCCGTTTGCGCCGCGCGCGCCTGGCGCGCGTGCTCGGCACGCAGGTGCCGGACGGCGAAGTGGCGCGCATCCTCGGCGCGCTCGGCTTCGCGGTGGCGGCGACCGACGACGGCTGGCAGGTGACCGTGCCGCCGCGCCGCTTCGACATTGCGATCGAGGAAGACCTGATCGAGGAAGTGGCGCGCATCCACGGCTACGACGCGATCCCGACCACCCTGCCGGGCGGGGCGACGCGGCTGGTGCCGGCCACCGAGACCCGCAGCAGCGAACACGACGCGCGCCGCCAGCTGGTCGCGCGCGACTACCTGGAAGCGATCAACTACGCCTTCGTCGACGCCGATCTGCTGGCGACGTGGCGGCTTGCGGACGGCAGCGTCGCGCTGGCCAATCCGCTGAGCGCCGAACTCGGCGTCATGCGCACGCGCCTGCTGCCCGGCCTGACCGCGGCGCTGGCGCGCAACGCCGCGCGGCAGCAGTCGCGGGTGCGACTGTTCGAGATCGGCAGGACGTTCGGGATGGGGGGCGATGCGCCCGTCGAGACGATCCGCATCGCCGCCGTCGTTTGCGGCGACGCCGCGGCGGAGCAATGGGGCGAAGCGTCGCGCAAGGTCGATTTCCACGACCTCAAGGGCGACCTCGACAGCCTCGCCGCGCTGTCGGGTGCGACGCTCGACTGCCGCGCGTCGGCCGAGCCGTTCGCGCATCCGGGCCGTTCCGCAGACGTCTTCCGCATCGGCGAAAACGGCGAGGCCGTGCGCATCGGCTGGATCGGCCAGCTGCATCCGCGTTTGCAGCAGGCGCTGGGCCTGGATACGGACGTGTTCGGCTTCGAACTCGAGCTCGGGGCGCTGCTCGCGCGCGGGTTGCCGCGTGCGAAGGCGCTGTCGAAGTATCCGTCCGTCCGCCGGGATCTCGCGTTCGTCGTCCCGGAAAACGTGTCCTGGGCGGCGCTGAAGGCGACCGCGGAATCCGCCGCCGGCCCGACGCTGCGCGGGCTGGTGCTGTTCGACCGCTACGCCGGCAAGGGCATCGAAACGGGTTTCAAGAGTCTCGCCATCGGCTTGATTTTGCAGGACGAATCGCGCACGCTGGCCGACCGTGACGTGGATGCCGTGGTGGCGGATGTGGTGGCCGCATTGGGCAAGGAACACGCTGCGGTCATCAGGCGCTGACAGGGGACGGCAATGGCGTTGACGAAGGCGGAAATGGCGGAACGCATCTACGAGGAGGTCGGGCTGAACAAGCGCGAGGCCAAGGAGTTCGTGGACGTGTTCTTCGATGCGCTGCGCGAGGCGCTGGAGCAGGGCCGGCAGGTCAAGCTCTCGGGCTTCGGCAACTTCGACCTGCGCCGCAAGAACCCGCGCCCCGGCCGCAATCCCAAGACCGGCGAGGAGATCCCGATCTCCGCGCGCACCGTGGTTACGTTCCGCCCCGGCCAGAAGCTGAAGGAGCGCGTGGAAGCATTTGCGGGCGCCGGCGGCACGGAGGCGGCGCATGCTTGATCCGGGCAGCAACCGCGAGCTTCCGCCGATCCCGGCCAAGCGCTATTTCACCATCGGCGAAGTCAGCGAACTGTGCGACGTGAAGCCGCACGTGCTGCGCTACTGGGAAACCGAGTTTCCCAGCCTGGAACCGTCCAAGCGCCGCGGCAACCGCCGCTACTACCAGCGCCACGACGTGCTGATGGTGCGGCAGATCCGCAGCCTGCTGTACGAACAGGGCTACACCATCGGCGGCGCGCGCCTGCGCCTGGAAGGCGAGGGCGCGAAGCAGGAATCGGCGCTGAGCAACCAGATCGTCCGCCAAGTGCGGGTCGAGCTGGAGGAAGTGCTGCAGATCCTGCGCCGCTGACTCGCCTCGCCGAAAGCGGGCGGGCTCGGGTATAATCGCCGGCCAATCTTCGGGGTATAGCGCAGCCTGGTAGCGCACTTGTCTGGGGACAAGTGGTCGTCGGTTCAAATCCGGCTACCCCGACCAATTCATACATTGGCTCCGTGCTTGGAGCCAAACGCGAAAACCCCGCCTTTTCAGGCGGGGTTTTTCGCGTTTGGGCGATAATAAAACGCTGTTTTGCTTCATCTCCGGAATCAAGGACGTTTGCACATGACGACATGGCTGGTCACCGGCGGCGCCGGTTTCATCGGTGGCAACTTCGTGCTGGAGGCGGTGCGCCGCGGCATCAAGGTGGTGAACCTGGATGCGCTGACCTACGCGGGCAACCGCGACACGCTGGCGTCCATCGACGGCGATCCGAACCACGTGTTCGTGCACGGCGATATCGGCGATGGCGCGCTGGTGGCGAAGCTGCTGGCCGAGCACCGTCCCGACGCCGTGGTGAACTTCGCCGCCGAGAGCCACGTGGACCGCTCCATCGACGGCCCGGCCGCGTTCGTGCAGACCAACGTGGTCGGCACGCTGGCGCTGCTGGAGACGGTGCGCGATCACTGGAAGGCGCTGGACGACGAGGCAAAGCAGGCGTTCCGCTTCCTGCACGTCTCCACCGACGAGGTCTACGGCACCCTGGGCGAGACCGGCAAGTTCAGCGAAACCACGCCGTATGCGCCGAACTCTCCGTATTCGGCGTCGAAGGCCGCGTCCGACCACCTGGTGCGCGCCTTCCATCACACCTACGGCCTGCCGGTGCTGACGACGAACTGCAGCAACAACTACGGCCCCTACCACTTCCCCGAGAAGCTCATTCCCCTGGTGATCGCCAAGGCGCTGGCCGGCGAGCCGCTGCCGGTTTACGGCGACGGCAGGCAGGTGCGCGACTGGCTGTTCGTCAGCGACCACTGCGAGGCGATCCGCACCGTGCTCGCGAAGGGTCGCGTCGGCGAGACCTACAACGTCGGCGGCAACGCCGAGAAGCAGAACATCGAGGTGGTGAAGGCGATCTGCGCGCTGCTCGACGCGCGCCGTCCGCGCGAGGATGGAACGCCGCGCGAATCGCAGATCACCTTCGTCGCCGACCGCCCCGGCCACGACCGCCGCTACGCCATCGACGCCAGCAAGCTGCGCGACGAACTGGGCTGGGAGCCGAAGTACAGCTTCGAGCGGGGCATCGCGGAAACGGTGGACTGGTACCTGGCCAACCAGGATTGGGTGAACCGCGTGCTGGACGGTTCCTATCGCTTGGAGCGCATCGGGGTGGCGGCATGAGCGCGCGCAAGGGCATCGTCCTCGCCGGTGGTTCCGGCACCCGGCTGTATCCGATCACCCAGGCGATCAGCAAGCAGCTGCTGCCGGTGTACGACAAGCCGATGGTCTATTACCCGCTCAGCGTGCTGATGCTGGCGGGCATCCGCGAAGTGCTGATCATCAACACGCCGCACGAGCAGGCGCTGTTCCAGCGCCTGCTGGGCGACGGTTCGCAGTGGGGCATGCGCATCGAATACGCGGTGCAGCCGAGCCCGGACGGGCTGGCGCAGGCGTTCCTGATCGGCCGCGAATTCCTCGCCGGTGGCCCGAGCTGCCTGGTGCTGGGCGACAACATCTTCCACGGCCACGGCCTGACCGATCTGCTGCAGCGCGCCGACGCGCGCGACGCGGGCACCACCGTGTTCGGCTACTGGGTGCGCGATCCGGAGCGCTACGGCGTGGCCGAGTTCGACGCCGCAGGCAAGGTGGTCGGGCTGGAGGAAAAGCCGGCGAAGCCGAAATCCCACTACGCCGTCACCGGGCTGTATTTCTACGACGGCCGCGCCAGCGACTTCGCAGCGTCGCTCCAGCCGTCGCCGCGCGGCGAGCTGGAAATCACCGACCTCAACCGTCGCTATCTGGAGGACGGCTCGCTGCACCTGGAGAAGATGGGACGCGGTTACGCCTGGCTGGACACCGGCACCCACGAATCGCTGGTGGAGGCCTCCACCTTCATCCAGACCATCGAAACGCGCCAGGGCCTGCGCGTATGCTGCCCAGAGGAAATCGCCTTCTTCAACGGCTGGATCGACGCCGATCAGCTGCGCGCATTGGCCGCGCCGCTGGCGAAGAACGGCTACGGGCAGTACCTGCTCGGCCTGATCGAGCAGGGACGCATCGCGTGAAGATCATCGAAACCGAATTGCCGGGCTGCGTGGCGATCGAACCGGCGGTGCACGGCGACGAGCGCGGCTTCTTCTACGAAGGCTGGAATGCCGAACGTTTCGGCGAGCACGGCCTGCCCACCCGCTTCGTCCAGCACAATGTCTCGCGCTCGCAGCGCGGCGTGCTGCGCGGGCTGCATTACCAGTGGCCGAACAATCCGCAGGGCAAGCTGGTCAGCGTGCTGGAAGGCGAGGTGTACGATATCGCGGTCGACATCCGGCGCGGTTCGCCGACGTTCGGCCAGCATGCGGCCGTCGTCCTGAGCGCGGACAACAAGCGCCATTTCTGGATTCCGGAAGGCTTCGCCCACGGCTTCCTGGTGCTGAGCGAAACGGCGCTGTTCACCTATCTGTGCACCGCGCCCTACGATCGCGCCAGCGACAATTCGCTGCGCTGGGACGATCCGCAACTGGGGATCGACTGGCCGCTGGCGGAAGTGTCGCTGTCAGCCAAGGACGTGGGCGCGCCGCTGCTGGCGGACGTCGCGCCGGAACGACTGCCGCAGTACGCCGCATGAAGCTGCTGGTGCTGGGCGGCAACGGCCAGGTGGGGCGCGAGCTGCGCCGCAGCCTGCCGGCTTTGGGCGAAGTGGTGGTGGCGACGCGCGATGGTGCGGAGGCCGACGCTGTTGCCGACTTCGATGCCCCCGAATCGCTGGCGGACTTGGTGCATCGCATCGCGCCCGACGTGGTGGTCAACGCCGCCGCGCATACCGCGGTGGACAAGGCGGAAAGCGAGCCGGACGCCGCGTTCCGGGTGAACGCGCTCGGTCCCGCCGCGTTGGCGCAGGGCTGCGCCGCGACAGGCGCCTTGCTTGTGCACTATTCGACCGACTACGTGTTCGACGGCAGTGGCTCGCGCCCGTATCGCGAGGACGATGCCACGTCGCCGCTGGGCGCATATGGCGCAAGCAAGCTGGCCGGCGAAGAGATGATCCGCGCCAGCGGCGCGCGCCACGCGATCCTGCGCACGGCCTGGGTGTATGCGGCGCACGGAAAGAATTTCCTGCGCACGATGCTGCGACTGGCGGGCGAGCGCGACGAGCTGCGCGTGGTCGCCGACCAGGTCGGCGCGCCGACGCCGGCCGCATGGATCGCCGATGCCACCGCGCGAATCATCGCGCATGGAGTGCCGGCATCCGGCACCTGGCATCTGGTCGCCGCCGGCGAAACCAGCTGGCACGGCTTCGCCGACGCGATCATGGACGAAGCGCTGGCGGCGGGACTGCTGAAGCGCCGGCCGCGCGTGCTGCCGATCGCGACCGCCGACTATCCGACTCCCGCGCGCCGTCCCGCATATTCGGTGCTGGACACCGCGAAGCTGAGCGCCGATTTCGGCATCGTTCCGCCGGATTGGCGCGACGGGCTGCGCGCGGTGCTTGCGGCATGTGCTGCGGAGAAGGGCGTTTAGACGCGGATCAAAGCCGATGTACGCGGATGAGTTTGCTCCGCGTTGCTTGATCCGTTTTTTCCCGCGTTGATCCGCGTCAGGAACGCTTTTGGGCCGCGTCGAGAGCGGAGTAGTACCAGTGCCAGGGCTCGTACACGATGCCGTGCGGGTTGTCGCGCGGGTAGCTCATCGCGAAGCCGTGTTCGCCGGCATGTCCGCGCAGCCAGGCGAACGCGGGCGTGCGCTCGAACGATTCCTCGGCCGGCGGTTCGTCCGGCGTGCCGATGTCCAGCGCCAGTCCGGAATGGTGCTCGGAGAATCCCGGCGCGGCGTTGACCGCGAGAATGTCCTCGACCTGCAGCCCGCGCGCCAGCTTCCGTTCGAAGATGCCGAGCTGGTAGTCGTGGCTGCGGTAGCCGGAGATCGCCTCCAGCACGATGCCGTCGGCCAGCGCGGCATCGCGCAGGCGCAGCCAGCCGCGGGCGGCGTCGATGCGCAGCCACAGCGGACGACGCCAGCGGTCGAAGCCGGCGAAGGCCAGCCAGTCCGGTTCGGGCACGAGGTCGAGGCCGGTGCTTGCGGCATAGCCGTCGGCATCCAGACCGAGGGCATCCAGCCGTTCGTG is drawn from Thermomonas brevis and contains these coding sequences:
- the rfbD gene encoding dTDP-4-dehydrorhamnose reductase — its product is MKLLVLGGNGQVGRELRRSLPALGEVVVATRDGAEADAVADFDAPESLADLVHRIAPDVVVNAAAHTAVDKAESEPDAAFRVNALGPAALAQGCAATGALLVHYSTDYVFDGSGSRPYREDDATSPLGAYGASKLAGEEMIRASGARHAILRTAWVYAAHGKNFLRTMLRLAGERDELRVVADQVGAPTPAAWIADATARIIAHGVPASGTWHLVAAGETSWHGFADAIMDEALAAGLLKRRPRVLPIATADYPTPARRPAYSVLDTAKLSADFGIVPPDWRDGLRAVLAACAAEKGV
- the rfbC gene encoding dTDP-4-dehydrorhamnose 3,5-epimerase encodes the protein MKIIETELPGCVAIEPAVHGDERGFFYEGWNAERFGEHGLPTRFVQHNVSRSQRGVLRGLHYQWPNNPQGKLVSVLEGEVYDIAVDIRRGSPTFGQHAAVVLSADNKRHFWIPEGFAHGFLVLSETALFTYLCTAPYDRASDNSLRWDDPQLGIDWPLAEVSLSAKDVGAPLLADVAPERLPQYAA
- a CDS encoding MerR family transcriptional regulator: MLDPGSNRELPPIPAKRYFTIGEVSELCDVKPHVLRYWETEFPSLEPSKRRGNRRYYQRHDVLMVRQIRSLLYEQGYTIGGARLRLEGEGAKQESALSNQIVRQVRVELEEVLQILRR
- a CDS encoding integration host factor subunit alpha yields the protein MALTKAEMAERIYEEVGLNKREAKEFVDVFFDALREALEQGRQVKLSGFGNFDLRRKNPRPGRNPKTGEEIPISARTVVTFRPGQKLKERVEAFAGAGGTEAAHA
- a CDS encoding M15 family metallopeptidase is translated as MTRTPPLPLKAVLRNTPEIELWPADLLRVRGNAHARLLARARRVLRRKRDGAYLAAELDDGLHALRPALQREPGMAVARRALAAHPLHPRNGLEHVGTLPLHRLHERLDALGLDADGYAASTGLDLVPEPDWLAFAGFDRWRRPLWLRIDAARGWLRLRDAALADGIVLEAISGYRSHDYQLGIFERKLARGLQVEDILAVNAAPGFSEHHSGLALDIGTPDEPPAEESFERTPAFAWLRGHAGEHGFAMSYPRDNPHGIVYEPWHWYYSALDAAQKRS
- the pheT gene encoding phenylalanine--tRNA ligase subunit beta, encoding MKFSENWLRQHVKTGATREQLAATLTAIGLEVEELAPLGDGLDGVVVARIVECAKHPEADRLQVCQVDAGNGAMLQIVCGAPNARPGLVAPLATIGTKIGEITIKAAKLRGVESNGMLCSAKELGLDADASGLLELQADAPVGAPLADYLGLPDASIELKLTPNRADCFGVRGIAFDVAAATGCEVEPLSAAPVSVASAATLPVELGAGAEAPRYACRVIEGVDANVATPVWMAERLRRSGVRPVSFLVDVTQYVMLELGQPMHAYDRDLLKGPVGVRRARDGETLVLLNGDEAKLDAQFLVITDADRAVGLAGIMGGNDTKVGAATRNVFLEAAHFAPAAIIGRSRRLGLHTDAGHRFERGVDPELPPVAVEYATRLIVDIAGGKPGPVVDAVREADMPKPQLVRLRRARLARVLGTQVPDGEVARILGALGFAVAATDDGWQVTVPPRRFDIAIEEDLIEEVARIHGYDAIPTTLPGGATRLVPATETRSSEHDARRQLVARDYLEAINYAFVDADLLATWRLADGSVALANPLSAELGVMRTRLLPGLTAALARNAARQQSRVRLFEIGRTFGMGGDAPVETIRIAAVVCGDAAAEQWGEASRKVDFHDLKGDLDSLAALSGATLDCRASAEPFAHPGRSADVFRIGENGEAVRIGWIGQLHPRLQQALGLDTDVFGFELELGALLARGLPRAKALSKYPSVRRDLAFVVPENVSWAALKATAESAAGPTLRGLVLFDRYAGKGIETGFKSLAIGLILQDESRTLADRDVDAVVADVVAALGKEHAAVIRR
- the rfbA gene encoding glucose-1-phosphate thymidylyltransferase RfbA, giving the protein MSARKGIVLAGGSGTRLYPITQAISKQLLPVYDKPMVYYPLSVLMLAGIREVLIINTPHEQALFQRLLGDGSQWGMRIEYAVQPSPDGLAQAFLIGREFLAGGPSCLVLGDNIFHGHGLTDLLQRADARDAGTTVFGYWVRDPERYGVAEFDAAGKVVGLEEKPAKPKSHYAVTGLYFYDGRASDFAASLQPSPRGELEITDLNRRYLEDGSLHLEKMGRGYAWLDTGTHESLVEASTFIQTIETRQGLRVCCPEEIAFFNGWIDADQLRALAAPLAKNGYGQYLLGLIEQGRIA
- the rfbB gene encoding dTDP-glucose 4,6-dehydratase, which translates into the protein MTTWLVTGGAGFIGGNFVLEAVRRGIKVVNLDALTYAGNRDTLASIDGDPNHVFVHGDIGDGALVAKLLAEHRPDAVVNFAAESHVDRSIDGPAAFVQTNVVGTLALLETVRDHWKALDDEAKQAFRFLHVSTDEVYGTLGETGKFSETTPYAPNSPYSASKAASDHLVRAFHHTYGLPVLTTNCSNNYGPYHFPEKLIPLVIAKALAGEPLPVYGDGRQVRDWLFVSDHCEAIRTVLAKGRVGETYNVGGNAEKQNIEVVKAICALLDARRPREDGTPRESQITFVADRPGHDRRYAIDASKLRDELGWEPKYSFERGIAETVDWYLANQDWVNRVLDGSYRLERIGVAA